Part of the Zingiber officinale cultivar Zhangliang chromosome 6A, Zo_v1.1, whole genome shotgun sequence genome, CCTTCTCTCCCCCGCCTTCGGCCGCCGTCCCCCCGCCCGCTGAGCCTTCGACCAACCTTTTCGTCTCAGGCGAGTTACCCTCCTTTTCGCATCTTAGGCTTTCAGTTCCTAGCTGTTTCGTAATTTTTTTCCCCGTTTTATTGTACGGAATTTACCGATGGAAGACATGCATTTTGTAGATCTTGACAGTTCCAAGTGGAGCTCTAGCTATTTTGAAATTGCTTCACCAACAAAAGCCTAAATTTTCTTTTGAGTTTTTCGTTGTTCTTTAGCACAACCCGATTGGCGTTAAATTAAATAAGAAATTCTGTGTGTGCTTACTGTTTATTACAATGCTCTGGAAAGGGTCAGAATAGCTTTAAGGTAACTAGGGTTTTGTTAGGTTTTATGTTTAGTTATTTCGTAAGTCAAAATTCTAGGTGAGTTATAGGGCTTTCAAAGGGTTGGGAGTAGCATTGACGACTACCCAACTACTTAAACGTTCCTTAAGGCTTAATTTGATATCCAATTATTTGTGCTCAATTCAACACCTTTAGTTAGTGCTTTTCTAAGGAGTTCATAATCACTGTGGTTTATTGGCTCCATCAGTTTTAGGCTATCTAAAATTGTCATTTAGAACTTCATCAGTAAGCTGATCTATATGCTTCTATGACATCATTTGTAGTCTCATAAGCAGGTTTATAACTAGATGAAACTTTCATAATCTGAGTATAATATCGCACAAGCTCAATAAACTTTAAGGATTTTGACATTTCTTAAAGCTTGATGTGAACTTGAGCTTCAATAAAACTCCATCTTGAAGGGATGCTTTTTGAATTTGGCTAGAATGAGCATTGATGAACTCAATACATAAAATGATTAACAtctaaagtttaataaaaatcatGATTGTTGAAAACGGCTGCTTGGCTGTTATATTGGATTTAATTTTACTATGTTTTTTGATTGCAAAATTTGTTTATTAGTACATAGAGTAATTAAACATGAGATATAAAGATCAAAcaatagccgaccccacctagtgggataaggcttgggtgttgtttgttgttgttgtaatataAAGATCAAACAATAGATATGGATTCAAATACTCTAACCATTAGGTATTTGAGATACACCTTAATACTCCAAGGTGGAAAATCCGAGAACACTAAAAAAAGTCTTAAACCATACGAGccgttgttttttttaaataacaagaTGGAAAAAATGACCATGTTTTCAGATGTTTTGGATATTAGGTATTTGAGATAGACCTAAATACTTCAAGTTGAAATATCAGCGACGAAGAGAGATGAGTATGGATTGATTACAAGTTTACAACATATTCTAGCTTCTAGATGCTTTACACAATCAGCAAAAGCAAAGAAACCAGAAAAGAAGATAAGAAGAAGAGTGAGACGCTACCAAGAATTGAAAAAGAGGGTGGCTTTGTTATAAGAAGCCTGCAATATTGTGTTTGCTGGAAAGAAATAAGCTAGGTCTAATGAGTAGAGATATACGTTAAAAAATGATAAACTTAAGCTGGTACATGATCCACACTTGAGTCTATGGTTCTTGCCAAATTGGATTGTCATGAGCTTATGATTTGTGCAGGAATTTATGTCAGTTTGGACGAATATGAGTTAAAAGAATATTTCACTTGAGTTCTATGTATATTTGTTAAATTCCTCTTTCTTGTTTTCAGGACTCAGCAAGCGAACAACATCCGAAGGACTGAGAGAAGCTTTCTCAAAGTTTGGACAAGTAGTCTACGGTATTTTCTTCCTAAAACTAAGTTTACATTTGTCTTGAAAGTTATCTTTGCAAGATGTTGATACTTGTATCCCCGCAGCTAGGGTTGTGACTGATCGTCTGTCAGGCTATTCTAAAGGGTTTGGATTTGTGAGATATTCAACCTTGGAAGAAGCTGCCCAAGGTATAACAGGAATGGATGGCAAGGTGAGTTTGGCACAATGAATCATGCGTTTCATCTATGTAAATATTCCAAATTTTCAAGTGCATACAGATAGGAAACTTAATAGTTGAAGCTATTTGAAGTTTGAAAGTTAAtttcaatcttttttttttacatgTCTACTTGGCTGCAGTTTCTTGATGGCTGGGTTATTTTCGCCGAATACGCAAGACCAAGGCCGCCACCACCAGACCAAACACAGGCTCCCCCTCCCCCACAACAAACTTCTGAGCCACCATTCAATCATCAGTAGAGCTTGAATTCTTGTATGGCTACATAAATTTATGAGACTAGATATCATTATAGTATAGACTTATGTGCAATTATTCTCTTGAAAGGTACTTGGATCGCACAATTCAAGTAATTGGAGAGTTAATAAGATCTTAAAAAGACATTGAATTATAAATGCACTTTGTTGGATATTGTCTTTTTTATTATGTTGTATTATCAGTTTGTCATGAAGAACGCGTGAATAAATGCATGTTGCCTATAACGGCGACATGGTGCCCATTGTAATTCAATGCTGACCAATCTTCTGAAGCTATCTATCAAATTTGCCGTTTTTGCCCTGCGAGTAGCGGTTAGGCTGTTAATTAGGTATCTAATATCCGAATTTGAATTTCGGTGCaccttaaaaaaatttcttcagAACGATAATGTTCGTTTGGATGGATCTTCTAGTGTACCTACTGCTTGGATGGATCTGCGGGATTAAATTGATcacttgaatttgaattttaacagTGTTTTTAATCCAAATATTAAgcgataaattttaaaataattatttttaatatatgttttaataaaaatttaaaattttatgagaATTTATATTACTTtattatctttttaaaaaatggtATCAGTTTTTTCATATTACAGTGGCAAAAATCCCAAAATATCCGCAGAGTTGACCGTTAATACCTACGTCATCGTGCGGATACACGACTGCTCTCTACTCCTGTGGCTGAACAAACTCGTTCGCTCCACAACCGATGGTTACCTCTCTGCTATTTGGAGTCTTCCTGTCCCAGAACCAATAAAAGATCGGTACGATTTTGTGTAATAGTAGGTGGTTTGGGTTTCATGATCCCCTAAGCTAGAAATAGCGCTATCGAAGATGGCTGCGCCGCGTCAATCCTCACcttttttttaatatgatttgatttttaATATGAAAGGGCAAAAAGAGTTTTTAATGGTCGAGTCTTCGCAGCTCGCTTTCTTCTCTATGAAATGCGACTATCTTAGATGAGATCTGTGGCGTAGCTCTACGATTCCTCTGCTCGATCCGTCATTGCGGCGTGCTCGTTTCGCCCAAACAGGTTAGATCGCTTCGCTTCGGCGGATCTTCTTTATGAATCAGGTGTTTCACCTTTGTCTCGAGGTTGCTTTTGTCTCAATCCACGCAAGGATTCGGGGGTTTCTTGAAGCTCGATCTTTGGTTTTGTGATTGTTGggcaaaacatttttttttggcTGGTCCATTCTCGTGCCCTCTATGGAAGATGGCGTGGCCGGTTCGTTTTGTTTTCCGTAGGAAAAATTGCTGCTTTCCTACTCCCCTGCTGAATGAAGCTCCTTTTCTACTCCCCTGCTTTGTTCCTTTCTGTTTGATCTTTTGTCTACTTCTTCTCATGATTTcttagattttggttttcatGTGTGTTCTGTCCTCGTGTATGATACTAGAAAGAGgacataattttataattttaggtATGAAGTGAAACATCGCCATCTTCTCTAATCGTAGGTTTCGTTTGTAAGGCTGCAGTGTATTTTTCTATCTCGAGGTTGAATGAAGATTTAAAGATTCTTTGTTGGTCCAGTTCCACGTTTTTCTATGGATGATCCTGATTGGGGTTTAACTTTTATATATTTCAGTGGCCGAGATCGTTTTGTTTGAACATCCATTTGGCATCCGTGTCACAGAAATCTACTTCTGCTTCTTGTCTTTAGCCAACTGATATTGACCTTTATGCACCGGTGATTCAGATTAGAATAGTCGTGTCCGTGACACGACATAGTTTTGTTTTTCATGCTTAAAAGATTTTCAATTGGTTCTATTCGATGAGATTAAAGGGGTTTTCTTGCAGGAGATATTATGGAGTGGACCTCCGACAGCTGCTATTAGCGGTGTATTGGGGAGATGAATGGTGTGCCATCATGGGTACTGATTTTAGGAGTGACAGCAGGAGTACTGATTGGAATCTTCCTAGCTATAGGTGCTCTGCTTTGTATCAGATTCCAGAAGAAGCGTGCTCAAATAAGGATCACCAGCTCAAGGAGAGCATCAACTGTCCCCATGCGTGCCAATGGAGTTGATGCTTCTTCAATACAATCAGACTCTACCATGGATCAAGAGTCACCGAAGCACAATGACTTTGAAGAAGATCGTCCTTCCTTATGGACTGAAGGAACCAAGAGGAAGCATCTTGTGTCTGTTTCTGGAGTGCCCAAATATTCATACAAGTAAGAACAGCTCCATCCACATCATCTTCAAGATACTGATGCATATGCATATTCAAGCCTCTGATCTTCACTGTTTTTGTTAAGAAAAAAAACAATCCCTTTCAATTTATCTTTATGATGATCCTTTGATCTTCCATGTTTATTTAATTTGATATGTTAAAGCACAATTGTGCCTCATAGCTGATGATTCCACTACTAAAACAGGCTCTTGAAATATCTTAACAGAGACCATTTATGTATTTCTGCATGCAAATCTTTAATGCAACCATTTCTACTTCCATCTTTTTGGTTTCTAATTTGTGAATTTACAATATAACTTAGATCCATGTTGTATTCTGTTTGGTAATgtaaaaataaaatagctttttGTATTCTATTCCCAGGGATTTGCAAAAGGGTACTAGTAACTTTAAAACATTGATTGGTCAGGGGGCATTTGGTCCTGTTTATAA contains:
- the LOC121997043 gene encoding organelle RRM domain-containing protein 2, mitochondrial-like yields the protein MAALRSGVRRLFSISAFSPPPSAAVPPPAEPSTNLFVSGLSKRTTSEGLREAFSKFGQVVYARVVTDRLSGYSKGFGFVRYSTLEEAAQGITGMDGKFLDGWVIFAEYARPRPPPPDQTQAPPPPQQTSEPPFNHQ